The following are encoded together in the Ictidomys tridecemlineatus isolate mIctTri1 chromosome X, mIctTri1.hap1, whole genome shotgun sequence genome:
- the Hsd17b10 gene encoding 3-hydroxyacyl-CoA dehydrogenase type-2: MAAACRTVKGLVAVITGGASGLGLATAERLVTQGASAVLLDLPNSGGEAQAKKLGKSCMFAPTDVTSEKDVQLALTLAKEKFGRVDVAVNCAGIAVAIKTYNLKKNQAHTLEDFQRVINVNLMGTFNVIRLVAGEMSQNEPDQGGQRGVIINTASVAAFEGQVGQAAYSASKGGIVGMTLPIARDLAPIGIRVMTIAPGLFGTPLLTSLPEKVRNFLASQVPFPSRLGDPAEYAHLVQTIIENPFLNGEVIRLDGAIRMQP, encoded by the exons ATGGCTGCGGCGTGTCGGACCGTGAAG GGCTTAGTCGCGGTAATAACTGGAGGAGCCTCGGGTCTTGGTCTGGCTACCGCGGAGCGACTGGTGACTCAAGGGGCTTCTGCTGTGCTTCTGGACCTGCCCAACTCAGGTGGTGAGGCCCAGGCCAAGAAGTTAGGAAAGAGCTGCATGTTCGCCCCAACCGAT GTGACCTCTGAGAAGGATGTGCAATTGGCCCTGACTCTAGCAAAGGAGAAGTTTGGCCGGGTGGATGTGGCTGTGAATTGTGCAGGTATTGCAGTAGCCATTAAGACATACAACTTAAAGAAGAACCAGGCCCATACCTTGGAGGACTTCCAGCGAGTTATCAAT GTGAATCTTATGGGTACCTTCAATGTGATCCGTCTGGTTGCTGGTGAGATGAGCCAGAATGAACCAGACCAGGGAGGCCAACGTGGGGTTATTATCAACACTGCCAGTGTGGCTGCCTTTGAGGGCCAG GTGGGACAAGCTGCATATTCTGCGTCCAAAGGGGGCATAGTGGGCATGACATTGCCCATTGCTCGGGATCTGGCTCCAATAGGCATCCGGGTGATGACCATTGCTCCAG GCCTATTTGGCACCCCACTGCTGACCAGCCTTCCAGAGAAGGTACGCAACTTCCTGGCCAGCCAAGTGCCCTTCCCCAGCCGATTGGGTGACCCTGCTGAGTATGCTCATCTGGTACAGACCATAATAGAGAACCCATTCCTCAATGGAGAGGTCATCCGGCTGGATGGGGCCATCCGCATGCAGCCTTGA
- the Ribc1 gene encoding RIB43A-like with coiled-coils protein 1 isoform X2 — protein sequence MYKLGLPADPKEVAAFEARRNREKERQSRFFNVRNRVMGVDVEALNNQVEEKKLREATEQSKDAAYATKQVQYDLVAQMLEKEEAERARRLAKKIQDFREQKQQLKNRREFDPWDPDRLQREFPVYLNDSDPFYGPASMQCFFGEDLDRTTYLRMQQEQFRYSLERQLQEQQQARVDEKCADMLNDQLHLAMDMRAAHLARLEESCRVAMMFAMANANKAQAKLSEFNNLHQSTYSPVSPTVQH from the exons ATGTATAAGCTAGGCCTGCCAGCAGATCCCAAGGAGGTGGCAGCCTTTGAAGCTAGAAGAAATCGAGAAAAAGAACGACAAAGCCGATTCTTCAATGTGCGGAACCGTGTCATGGGG GTGGATGTTGAAGCCCTCAACAACCaggtagaggagaaaaagcttcGGGAGGCAACTGAGCAGAGCAAGGATGCAGCTTACG CTACTAAGCAGGTGCAGTATGATCTGGTAGCCCAGATGCTAGAGAAGGAAGAGGCAGAACGGGCACGTCGACTTGCCAAGAAAATCCAGGATTTTCGGGAGCAGAAGCAGCAGCTCAAGAACAGGCGTGAATTTGACCCTTGGGATCCAGACCGACTCCAGAGGGAATTTCCAGTCTATCTCAATGACAGTGATCCCTTCTATGGCCCGGCCAGCATGCAGTGCTTCTTTGGGGAGGACCTGGACAGGACCACATACCTGAGAATGCAGCAGGAGCAGTTCAGGTACAGCCTGGAGAGGCAGCTGCAGGAGCAACAGCAAGCCAGGGTTGATGAGAAATGTGCAG ATATGCTCAATGACCAGCTGCACTTAGCCATGGACATGCGGGCCGCCCACCTGGCCAGGCTAGAGGAGTCCTGTCGCGTGGCCATGATGTTTGCCATGGCCAATGCCAACAAAGCCCAG gcaAAATTATCTGAATTCAATAATCTACACCAATCAACCTACAGCCCAGTATCACCTACAGTTCAACACTAG
- the Ribc1 gene encoding RIB43A-like with coiled-coils protein 1 isoform X1: protein MYKLGLPADPKEVAAFEARRNREKERQSRFFNVRNRVMGVDVEALNNQVEEKKLREATEQSKDAAYATKQVQYDLVAQMLEKEEAERARRLAKKIQDFREQKQQLKNRREFDPWDPDRLQREFPVYLNDSDPFYGPASMQCFFGEDLDRTTYLRMQQEQFRYSLERQLQEQQQARVDEKCADMLNDQLHLAMDMRAAHLARLEESCRVAMMFAMANANKAQAAELAERQRLEHQRQQEANLMEIQNQVTSDFLTENPQVAQNSMAPHRVLPYCWKGMTPEQRAAIRKVQEAQCHAKEAQHQAEQALDTEWESQTMHLAQAAQELEEQERELCAEFRRGLGSFNQQLAKEQKAQQNYLNSIIYTNQPTAQYHLQFNTSSR, encoded by the exons ATGTATAAGCTAGGCCTGCCAGCAGATCCCAAGGAGGTGGCAGCCTTTGAAGCTAGAAGAAATCGAGAAAAAGAACGACAAAGCCGATTCTTCAATGTGCGGAACCGTGTCATGGGG GTGGATGTTGAAGCCCTCAACAACCaggtagaggagaaaaagcttcGGGAGGCAACTGAGCAGAGCAAGGATGCAGCTTACG CTACTAAGCAGGTGCAGTATGATCTGGTAGCCCAGATGCTAGAGAAGGAAGAGGCAGAACGGGCACGTCGACTTGCCAAGAAAATCCAGGATTTTCGGGAGCAGAAGCAGCAGCTCAAGAACAGGCGTGAATTTGACCCTTGGGATCCAGACCGACTCCAGAGGGAATTTCCAGTCTATCTCAATGACAGTGATCCCTTCTATGGCCCGGCCAGCATGCAGTGCTTCTTTGGGGAGGACCTGGACAGGACCACATACCTGAGAATGCAGCAGGAGCAGTTCAGGTACAGCCTGGAGAGGCAGCTGCAGGAGCAACAGCAAGCCAGGGTTGATGAGAAATGTGCAG ATATGCTCAATGACCAGCTGCACTTAGCCATGGACATGCGGGCCGCCCACCTGGCCAGGCTAGAGGAGTCCTGTCGCGTGGCCATGATGTTTGCCATGGCCAATGCCAACAAAGCCCAG GCAGCTGAGCTGGCTGAGCGGCAGCGCCTTGAGCATCAGCGCCAACAGGAGGCCAACCTCATGGAGATTCAGAACCAGGTCACCAGTGACTTTCTAACTGAGAACCCCCAAGTTGCCCAGAATTCCATGGCTCCCCACCGGGTTCTGCCCTATTGCTGGAAGGGCATGACTCCAGAGCAGCGAGCCGCCATCAGGAAAGTCCAGGAAGCACAGTGCCATGCGAAGGAGGCACAGCACCAGGCTGAGCAAGCATTGGATACTGAATGGGAAAGCCAAACCATGCACCTGGCCCAGGCAGCGCAGGAGCTAGAAGAGCAGGAGAGGGAATTGTGTGCAGAATTTCGGAGGGGGCTGGGTTCTTTCAACCAGCAGTTGGCTAAGGAGCAAAAAGCCCA gcaAAATTATCTGAATTCAATAATCTACACCAATCAACCTACAGCCCAGTATCACCTACAGTTCAACACTAGCAGCCGCTGA